From Arachis stenosperma cultivar V10309 chromosome 2, arast.V10309.gnm1.PFL2, whole genome shotgun sequence, one genomic window encodes:
- the LOC130960190 gene encoding universal stress protein PHOS32-like isoform X1, producing MATTSSDEKQVMIVAVDDSEHSSYALQWTLDHFFTTLPNPIFKLVLLHAKPSATSAVGLAGPAYVGAAEVLPIVDSDLRKIAARVVDNAKQICSKRSVTDVITEVVEGDPRNVLCDAVEKYHASILVVGSHGYGAIKRAVLGSVSDYCAHHAHCTVMIVKRPKTKH from the exons ATGGCTACCACCTCATCAGATGAGAAGCAAGTGATGATTGTGGCAGTTGATGACAGTGAGCACAGCAGCTACGCTCTCCAATGGACTCTCGATCACTTCTTCACGACTCTCCCCAATCCCATCTTCAAACTTGTCCTTCTTCATGCCAAGCCTTCTGCTACCTCTGCCGTTGGCCTTGCCGGCCCCG CGTATGTAGGAGCTGCTGAGGTTCTTCCCATTGTGGACTCTGACTTGAGGAAGATTGCTGCCAGAGTTGTTGACAATGCCAAGCAGATTTGCTCCAAGAGATCC GTAACTGATGTGATTACAGAAGTGGTCGAAGGTGATCCTAGAAATGTTCTTTGTGATGCTGTGGAGAAGTACCATGCTTCAATACTAGTTGTGGGAAGTCATGGTTATGGTGCTATAAAAAG GGCAGTTTTAGGTAGTGTAAGTGACTATTGTGCTCATCATGCTCACTGCACTGTGATGATTGTGAAGAGGCCAAAGACCAAACACTGA
- the LOC130960190 gene encoding universal stress protein PHOS32-like isoform X2 gives MATTSSDEKQVMIVAVDDSEHSSYALQWTLDHFFTTLPNPIFKLVLLHAKPSATSAVGLAGPGAAEVLPIVDSDLRKIAARVVDNAKQICSKRSVTDVITEVVEGDPRNVLCDAVEKYHASILVVGSHGYGAIKRAVLGSVSDYCAHHAHCTVMIVKRPKTKH, from the exons ATGGCTACCACCTCATCAGATGAGAAGCAAGTGATGATTGTGGCAGTTGATGACAGTGAGCACAGCAGCTACGCTCTCCAATGGACTCTCGATCACTTCTTCACGACTCTCCCCAATCCCATCTTCAAACTTGTCCTTCTTCATGCCAAGCCTTCTGCTACCTCTGCCGTTGGCCTTGCCGGCCCCG GAGCTGCTGAGGTTCTTCCCATTGTGGACTCTGACTTGAGGAAGATTGCTGCCAGAGTTGTTGACAATGCCAAGCAGATTTGCTCCAAGAGATCC GTAACTGATGTGATTACAGAAGTGGTCGAAGGTGATCCTAGAAATGTTCTTTGTGATGCTGTGGAGAAGTACCATGCTTCAATACTAGTTGTGGGAAGTCATGGTTATGGTGCTATAAAAAG GGCAGTTTTAGGTAGTGTAAGTGACTATTGTGCTCATCATGCTCACTGCACTGTGATGATTGTGAAGAGGCCAAAGACCAAACACTGA